A genomic stretch from Mycobacterium paraterrae includes:
- a CDS encoding fatty acid desaturase family protein, producing MAITDLDVFAHLTDADIENLGVELDAIRRDIEDSRGERDARYIHRTIAAQRALEVAGRLMLALGKRRSAWWAGTATLGVAKIIENMEIGHNVMHGQWDWMNDPEIHSSSWEWDMSGSSKHWRYTHNFLHHKYTNILGMDDDVGYGLLRVTRDQPWKRFNLLNLFYNTMLALGFEWGVGLQHVEIGKIVMGRMDNDQATERVDEFLAKAGGQVFKDYVAFPALTSMSPWASFKSTLKANIVANIIRNVWANAIIFCGHFPDGAEKFTKTDMLGESKGQWYLRQMLGSANINAGPVMRFMSGSLSHQIEHHLFPDLPSNRYEEIAVRVRQICDKYDLPYTTGPFLVQYGKTWRTIAKLSLPDKYLRDTADNAPETRSESMFAELEPGFAGIDPSTGRRRGLKTAIAAVRGWRRAKRATAEAQTPGRDELAA from the coding sequence ATGGCGATCACCGACCTCGATGTCTTTGCGCATCTGACGGACGCCGACATCGAAAACTTGGGCGTCGAACTCGACGCCATCCGCCGGGACATCGAAGACTCCCGCGGGGAGCGCGACGCGCGCTACATCCACCGCACCATCGCCGCGCAGCGTGCCCTCGAGGTCGCCGGCCGGTTGATGCTGGCGCTCGGCAAGCGCCGCTCCGCCTGGTGGGCGGGCACCGCGACGCTCGGGGTGGCCAAGATCATCGAGAACATGGAGATCGGCCACAACGTCATGCACGGCCAATGGGACTGGATGAACGACCCCGAGATCCACTCGTCGTCTTGGGAGTGGGACATGAGCGGGTCGTCCAAGCACTGGCGCTACACCCACAATTTCTTGCACCACAAGTACACCAACATCCTCGGCATGGACGACGACGTGGGCTATGGCCTGTTGCGGGTCACTCGTGACCAGCCGTGGAAGCGTTTCAACCTGCTCAACCTGTTCTACAACACCATGCTCGCGCTTGGCTTCGAGTGGGGCGTCGGTCTGCAGCACGTGGAGATCGGCAAGATCGTCATGGGCCGGATGGACAACGACCAGGCGACGGAGCGGGTCGACGAGTTCTTGGCCAAGGCCGGCGGCCAGGTGTTCAAGGACTACGTCGCCTTCCCGGCGCTGACGTCGATGTCGCCCTGGGCGTCGTTCAAGTCGACGCTGAAGGCCAACATCGTGGCCAACATCATCCGCAACGTGTGGGCCAACGCGATCATCTTTTGCGGCCACTTCCCGGACGGGGCTGAGAAGTTCACCAAGACCGACATGCTCGGCGAATCCAAGGGTCAGTGGTACCTGCGCCAGATGCTGGGCAGCGCCAATATCAACGCCGGCCCGGTGATGCGCTTCATGAGCGGTAGCTTGTCGCACCAGATCGAGCACCATCTCTTCCCGGACCTGCCGAGCAACCGGTACGAGGAGATCGCGGTGCGGGTGCGCCAGATCTGCGACAAATACGACTTGCCCTACACCACAGGACCTTTCCTTGTGCAGTACGGCAAGACGTGGCGCACGATCGCCAAGCTGTCGCTACCCGACAAGTACCTGCGTGACACCGCCGACAACGCTCCGGAGACTCGCAGCGAGTCGATGTTCGCCGAACTGGAACCCGGTTTCGCCGGCATCGACCCGTCGACCGGACGCCGCCGTGGTCTCAAAACCGCGATCGCGGCCGTGCGGGGCTGGCGTCGTGCTAAGCGGGCCACCGCTGAGGCGCAAACGCCGGGACGGGACGAGTTAGCCGCCTAG
- a CDS encoding LLM class flavin-dependent oxidoreductase, which yields MKVGAMIEPRLPGAVDFALAAEQLGVASLWIPEVWGYDALTGLAYLAAKTSAIQLGTFVVQLGSRTPALLATSALSLQELSAGRFILGVGTSGPRVMEGWHGVRFRKPVQTTRETIEIIRLISRGERLEHAGEIYPLPLPDSRGSALKPMVRPEHVPVYIAAMGPRNLELTGEVADGWLGNAFIPEAADVFLGPLTVGAHRAGRTLDDLDLVAPVALEFHDDQASADAATRRHADGYAFTIGAMGVGGQNFYNDAFSRLGYADEVNTVAQLWQAGDREGARQAVPLDLGRLTNLIGNEDIIAERVARYRAAGITTLLAKLEGDHEYQLAALKRLVAIAA from the coding sequence ATGAAGGTCGGCGCAATGATCGAACCTCGGCTGCCCGGCGCCGTCGACTTCGCACTGGCAGCCGAGCAGCTCGGTGTCGCGTCACTGTGGATACCCGAGGTATGGGGCTACGACGCGCTCACCGGCCTGGCGTACCTGGCCGCCAAGACGTCGGCGATACAGCTGGGAACCTTTGTCGTGCAACTGGGCTCGCGCACTCCGGCACTGCTGGCGACGTCAGCGCTGAGCCTTCAGGAGCTGTCGGCCGGCCGCTTCATCCTCGGTGTCGGCACGTCGGGCCCGCGGGTGATGGAGGGTTGGCACGGCGTCCGGTTCCGCAAGCCGGTGCAGACGACCCGGGAGACGATCGAGATCATCCGTTTGATCAGTCGCGGCGAGCGGCTCGAACATGCGGGCGAGATCTACCCGTTGCCGCTGCCGGACAGTCGCGGGTCGGCGCTCAAGCCGATGGTGCGGCCCGAGCATGTACCGGTCTACATCGCGGCGATGGGCCCGCGGAATCTCGAGCTGACCGGTGAGGTCGCCGACGGGTGGCTGGGCAACGCGTTCATCCCCGAGGCGGCCGACGTGTTTCTCGGCCCGCTGACCGTCGGAGCGCACCGGGCCGGCCGCACGCTCGACGACCTCGACCTGGTGGCGCCCGTAGCTCTGGAATTCCACGACGATCAGGCGTCAGCCGACGCCGCGACGCGCCGGCACGCGGATGGGTACGCCTTCACGATCGGCGCGATGGGGGTCGGCGGGCAGAACTTCTACAACGATGCGTTCAGCCGGCTCGGTTATGCCGACGAGGTCAACACCGTCGCACAGTTGTGGCAAGCGGGCGACCGCGAAGGGGCCCGTCAGGCGGTGCCGCTGGATCTCGGCCGCCTGACGAATCTGATTGGAAACGAAGACATTATCGCCGAACGCGTCGCGCGCTACCGTGCGGCGGGCATCACGACTTTGTTGGCCAAACTCGAAGGCGACCACGAATACCAACTCGCGGCGCTCAAGCGGCTGGTTGCGATCGCGGCGTGA
- a CDS encoding IS110 family transposase, producing the protein MKEATPMVVVGADVHKHTHTFVAVDEVGRKLGEKTVRAVTAGHAEAVMWARERFGAEVVWAIEDCRHLSARLERDLLGSGQKVVRVPPKLMAQTRASARTRGKSDPIDALAVARGFLREPDLPVASHDEVSRELKLLVDRREVLVAQRTATINRLRWRVHELDPERAPRPGSLDRAKHRLLLGAWLTTVPGLVAELARDELADIDRLTEAIDALAKRIGARVRAIAPTLLAMPGCGELTAAKLVGETAGVTRFKSEAAFARHAGVAPVPVWSGNTAGRVRMTRSGNRQLNAALHRIAVTQIRLEGLGQTYYRHRLAAGDSNPEALRCLKRRLARVVFGRLHTDQQHRTQPCQPAAA; encoded by the coding sequence GTGAAGGAGGCAACCCCTATGGTTGTTGTTGGAGCCGATGTTCACAAGCACACCCATACCTTTGTTGCTGTCGACGAGGTGGGGCGCAAGCTCGGCGAGAAGACTGTCAGAGCGGTCACTGCCGGGCATGCTGAGGCGGTGATGTGGGCCCGGGAACGCTTTGGCGCCGAGGTGGTGTGGGCAATCGAGGATTGCCGGCATTTGTCAGCGCGCCTGGAACGCGACTTGCTGGGTTCTGGCCAAAAGGTGGTGCGAGTACCACCGAAGTTAATGGCCCAAACCCGTGCGTCGGCACGGACCCGGGGCAAGTCTGACCCGATCGATGCGCTCGCAGTTGCGCGGGGATTCCTGCGTGAACCCGATCTGCCGGTAGCGTCCCATGATGAGGTGTCCCGCGAGCTGAAGCTGCTGGTGGATCGCCGGGAAGTTCTTGTGGCACAACGGACTGCAACGATCAACCGGTTGCGCTGGCGAGTTCATGAACTTGATCCCGAGCGCGCCCCCCGTCCTGGGTCGTTGGATCGCGCTAAACATCGCCTGCTGTTGGGCGCCTGGTTGACGACCGTTCCCGGTCTAGTCGCCGAGCTGGCCCGCGATGAGCTCGCCGACATCGACCGGCTGACCGAAGCGATCGACGCGCTGGCCAAGCGGATCGGTGCGCGAGTGCGCGCGATTGCCCCGACACTGTTGGCGATGCCCGGGTGCGGGGAGTTGACCGCGGCCAAGCTCGTCGGTGAGACGGCAGGAGTGACCCGGTTCAAAAGCGAGGCCGCCTTCGCACGGCATGCCGGGGTGGCCCCGGTACCAGTGTGGTCGGGCAACACCGCCGGTCGAGTCCGCATGACCCGCTCCGGCAACCGACAACTCAATGCCGCCCTGCACCGCATCGCCGTCACCCAAATCCGCCTCGAGGGCCTCGGACAGACCTACTACCGTCATCGATTAGCCGCAGGCGACTCCAATCCCGAAGCCCTGCGCTGCCTCAAACGCCGCCTCGCCCGCGTCGTCTTCGGCCGCCTCCACACCGACCAGCAACACCGAACTCAGCCTTGCCAACCGGCAGCGGCTTGA
- a CDS encoding SRPBCC family protein, with protein MLTTMRYRDLPTVEVTQRVRCDVPTAWALLTDINLPTRCSSELQCVDWLDGATGVEVGARFQGRSKHEAFGEWSTVCEVVEVEDGGAQRRWVYDVVGPDGPGARWGFEVEPTSDGVLVRQWGRMGPGPSGLTPAIVAMPDKEARIVANRLSEWRQNMQANLDWVRSQAEA; from the coding sequence ATGCTAACCACCATGCGCTACCGCGATCTACCCACAGTCGAAGTGACTCAGCGCGTTCGGTGCGACGTGCCCACGGCGTGGGCTCTGTTGACCGACATCAACCTGCCGACGCGTTGCTCGTCGGAACTGCAGTGCGTCGATTGGCTCGACGGCGCGACCGGCGTCGAAGTGGGCGCACGTTTTCAAGGGCGCAGCAAGCACGAGGCGTTCGGTGAGTGGTCGACGGTGTGCGAAGTCGTCGAGGTCGAGGACGGCGGAGCTCAGCGTCGCTGGGTGTACGACGTGGTCGGACCCGACGGCCCTGGAGCGAGGTGGGGATTCGAGGTCGAACCGACCAGCGACGGCGTGCTGGTGAGGCAGTGGGGGAGGATGGGCCCCGGCCCGTCGGGGCTCACCCCGGCGATTGTCGCGATGCCGGACAAGGAGGCCAGGATCGTCGCCAACCGGCTGTCCGAATGGCGGCAGAACATGCAAGCCAACCTGGACTGGGTCCGGTCGCAGGCCGAGGCCTGA
- the rsgA gene encoding ribosome small subunit-dependent GTPase A — MKPDDYDESDVKIRSGKGSRPRTKTRPEHADAKSAMVVSVDRGRWGCVLDGDPDRRVTAMRARELGRTPIVVGDDVDVVGDLTGRTDTLARIVRRGERRTVLRRTADDTDPTERVVVANADQLLIVVALADPPPRTGLVDRTLIAAYAGGLAPILCLTKTDLAPAEPFAEQFADLDLTVITAGRDDPLDAVTHLLVGNITVLLGHSGVGKSTLVNRLVPQADRAVGEVTDIGRGRHTSTQSVALPFDRDSWVIDTPGIRSFGLAHIKPDDVVLAFSDLAEAIEDCPRGCGHLGPPADPECALDTLTGPAVRRVAAARRLLTALREP, encoded by the coding sequence TTGAAGCCGGACGACTACGACGAGTCCGACGTCAAGATCCGCTCCGGGAAAGGGTCCCGGCCGCGGACCAAAACCCGCCCCGAGCACGCCGATGCGAAGTCCGCGATGGTGGTCAGCGTCGACCGCGGCCGCTGGGGGTGCGTGCTCGACGGCGATCCCGATCGGCGCGTCACGGCCATGCGGGCTCGCGAACTCGGCCGCACTCCGATCGTCGTCGGCGACGACGTGGACGTCGTCGGTGACCTGACGGGCCGGACCGACACGTTGGCTCGCATCGTCCGCCGCGGCGAACGGCGAACGGTGTTGCGGCGGACCGCCGATGACACCGACCCGACCGAACGGGTGGTGGTCGCAAATGCCGATCAGCTGCTGATCGTGGTGGCGCTGGCCGATCCCCCGCCCCGCACCGGACTGGTCGACCGGACGCTGATCGCCGCCTATGCGGGCGGGTTGGCTCCGATCCTATGCCTGACCAAGACCGATCTCGCCCCCGCCGAACCGTTCGCCGAGCAGTTCGCCGACCTCGACCTGACCGTGATCACCGCCGGCCGCGACGACCCACTGGACGCGGTAACGCACCTGCTGGTCGGCAACATCACCGTGTTGCTGGGTCATTCCGGAGTGGGCAAGTCGACCCTGGTGAATCGGCTTGTGCCGCAGGCTGATCGCGCCGTCGGCGAGGTGACCGACATCGGCCGGGGGCGGCACACGTCGACGCAGTCGGTGGCGCTGCCCTTCGACCGCGACAGCTGGGTGATCGACACCCCAGGAATCCGCTCGTTCGGGCTGGCTCATATCAAGCCCGACGATGTCGTGCTGGCATTCTCCGACCTGGCCGAGGCCATCGAAGACTGTCCACGCGGTTGCGGGCATCTCGGCCCGCCGGCCGACCCGGAATGCGCGCTGGACACCTTGACCGGGCCGGCGGTTCGCCGCGTCGCCGCGGCCCGACGTTTGCTGACCGCGCTACGCGAGCCGTGA
- the aroA gene encoding 3-phosphoshikimate 1-carboxyvinyltransferase: protein MSTWPAPFAPRPVDATVTVPGSKSQTNRALVLAALAAANGVSKISGALRSRDTDLMIGALTALGLHVDGEADHVEVSGTIAPADDARIDCGLAGTVLRFVPPLAALGLTTVTFDGDEQARVRPIAPLLGGLRGLGVDIDGDRLPFRVRGVGKVAGGAVDIDASASSQFVSGLLLAGPSFTDGLTVHHVGASLPSAPHIAMTVAMLRQAGVDVDDATPNSWQVRPGPVAALHWHIEPDLSNAVAFIAAAVVSAGTVRITGWPAASIQPADAILSILTQLNCVVKHDDTHLEVRGPQSYNGFDVDLRDVGELTPSVAVLAALAAPGSVSRLSGIAHLRGHETDRLAALSAELNRLGGNCRETADGLEITATPLRAGTWRSYADHRMATAGAIVGLRVDGVQVDDIETTAKTLPNFPAMWANMVGKSTV from the coding sequence GTGAGCACCTGGCCTGCCCCCTTCGCACCCCGGCCGGTCGACGCGACGGTGACGGTGCCGGGCTCGAAATCGCAGACCAACCGGGCACTGGTGCTCGCGGCGCTAGCCGCGGCCAACGGCGTCTCGAAGATCAGCGGCGCGCTGCGCAGCCGCGACACCGACCTGATGATCGGCGCGCTCACGGCGCTGGGCCTACACGTCGACGGAGAGGCCGATCACGTCGAGGTCAGCGGGACGATTGCCCCCGCCGATGACGCCCGCATCGACTGCGGCCTGGCCGGCACGGTGTTGCGGTTCGTCCCGCCGCTGGCGGCACTCGGGCTGACGACAGTGACGTTCGACGGCGACGAGCAGGCCCGTGTCCGGCCGATCGCACCGCTGCTTGGCGGCCTGCGCGGACTCGGCGTCGACATCGACGGCGACCGCCTGCCGTTCCGGGTTCGCGGGGTGGGAAAGGTCGCGGGTGGGGCGGTGGACATCGACGCCTCGGCCTCGTCGCAGTTCGTGTCCGGGTTGCTGCTGGCGGGCCCGTCGTTCACCGACGGCCTGACCGTGCACCACGTCGGCGCATCGCTGCCGTCGGCGCCGCACATCGCGATGACGGTAGCGATGCTGCGTCAGGCCGGCGTGGATGTCGACGACGCAACGCCCAACAGCTGGCAGGTGCGGCCTGGCCCGGTCGCGGCGCTGCACTGGCACATCGAGCCGGACCTGTCGAACGCCGTCGCGTTCATCGCCGCGGCCGTCGTCAGCGCGGGTACGGTTCGCATCACCGGCTGGCCGGCTGCGAGCATTCAGCCCGCCGACGCCATCCTGAGTATCCTTACGCAGCTGAATTGCGTTGTGAAACATGATGATACGCACCTGGAAGTGCGGGGACCGCAGTCCTACAACGGCTTTGACGTCGACCTGCGCGACGTCGGCGAGCTCACCCCGTCGGTGGCGGTGCTCGCCGCGCTGGCGGCGCCGGGGTCCGTGTCGCGGCTGTCAGGGATCGCGCATCTGCGTGGCCACGAAACCGACCGGCTCGCCGCGCTGAGCGCCGAGCTCAACCGGCTCGGCGGGAACTGCCGTGAAACCGCCGACGGGCTGGAGATCACCGCGACACCACTGCGGGCCGGCACCTGGCGGTCGTATGCCGACCACCGAATGGCGACGGCCGGCGCGATCGTCGGTCTGCGCGTCGACGGCGTGCAGGTGGACGACATCGAGACCACCGCGAAGACGCTGCCGAACTTTCCGGCGATGTGGGCGAACATGGTTGGGAAGTCCACCGTTTGA